The following nucleotide sequence is from Corylus avellana chromosome ca7, CavTom2PMs-1.0.
GCACGTGGAAAGCTTCGGATAGACTCATCCCTAAAGACCCTTGAATCCTCCACTGCCATCAGTTCGCCAAAGATATTCACTAACCAAACCACTTCTTTCCATTCCAGCTGTATCGAACGCATCTTACCTTTGCAACGCTCTTGAAGCTTCAGCACCGTGTCTCCATCCTTCACTACCAACACAAACTCCTTCGACTCCACTGACCAAGCTCTAGACAACCCCATGACTACTGTTCACAAAACAGAGAAATGCTAGGagaaaaacacttttaacaTGCTAATGACCGTATTAACAAAAAGTAAGAGTTAAACAACATGAAATAGATGTTAGAGTTTCAAATCTTATCCTTGGTGATGTTGATTTTCCTCCCTTAGCCTTAAAGTACAATAAAAATGGCATTTTCAAAACACTGTCAAGTTGTCGGCGTTTTAATTGAAAATGCCAAAAATTGATTGGCCTTTTTTACTAAAATGCTGAAATAATGCCTGTATGACAGTCTTCGTATGACACATTATCATAGTTGTATAGCAGTTATATGatagtttactaaatagcattactcgtttTCAATTAAACGCCGGAAAAAGTATTGCAAAAGACGTTGCTTTCATTTTCCCTAATTTTAATCGCTTTAGTCTTTACTCATCAAAAAATTTTCCCTAATAACACCTCTTGGCCCTTATCATCACTTTCTCAACTCCCTTTCTCATTCTCACGCACACAAATTCTGTCTCACCATCGTTCTCACTCCCCCTTTTTCACTCTGACCATCACTCTCACCCTTGATCAAACGGCTAATCTCCTTCCCCCCAATCGCACCAGCACATATTGTTTCTCAACTCTCATTATCACTGCTCGCAAATCGACCAGCAGAAAGGGTTCATGGAAGCAGCTCGCTACTAAGGTGCATTACGTTAGGGTTTTGCTTTAGGCAGATTCTTATTGTTACTAATGATGAATCTTCATATATCCTGTATTTTTCGGTTGAAGTCCGCTGATAGAGATGATAttcttgtaattttgttttcaaaccCTAGTAATCTTTATATATGAGTTTGATGAGGTTGTATATATGAGTTCCTCTTTAATGGTAACCAAATCTTGAGCGAAGTGATGCCAAATtccatttcttttgttttccttacTTGAGGTTTTTGATTGTTATTgtcattcttattttatttcctcCTTTTTTCTGGGGTTTTGACGAACCTTAATTTGAGTTGTTTAGGCAGCATGGATATTTTCTCAtttgacttaaaaaaagaaccaaGTTTATTGAAGTGTTTATCGAACAAAGTCATTGAGAAGGCTAGCCAGTGGTTGATTGAATAGTGTCAGCATATGACTAGTTTTCTGATTTTTCCTGGTTTTTATTGGCGGCATCCTACAGTTTGTTCAATGTTTATCTTTGTAAATTTTGCTCATAAAAACgaagcttatttatttatttacttttaataatGTTTATAGTTATGAATTTTATATGTCAGTGGACagtgaatttcaaaatttcagaaGCTATTTTGTCTAGCTTCAAGTATAGTAGCTCTTTCTATATCAAGCTTTTTCACATCTCCCTGTATTCTCAATCCCGACTTGAACTTTGCAGGAAAGTAATCGTTATTCTGGGCTTCTGCAACTCTCTGCTATAATCTTATCTGTATTGATTGATTGAAGGTGAGAAAAccttaaacttaatttttttgatgaatttctttTGCATTTGTCCTTTCTCACAATCTGTCAAAAGTCAGCAAGAAATAAAATGGTTTTGTTTGATTGAAGTGTGAGATCTGCAGAGTATGCATTTTCCTGTTACAAATTTTCTTGTCCCGTTTGtggtgttttaaattttattcgttctttttttggataagtaaatTTTATTCGTTCTTATTGCTTGTTTACTTTCACTGTgttttttattctataattcTTCCTTGTTAACCTGAAAATAATTCCAGTGTAACCACTACCAAAATTATTCCAGCATAACCCGAAGATTACATgtaagaagagagaaaaaattagataaaaatcATTTCATGATATTTATATCTATCTGTATAAACTTTTATTTATATCAAAACCTTCAAGTcttgtaaaataaaatgaaattgaaTTGTCTACCCTATAACTTACCCTGTTTCGGGTACAACAAGATTACATGAGAGGAATGCTCGGCTCTTTGAAGAGGTAGAGACTTTGGTGTTAGAGTTGCATAAGCTTATGCTTAACATGTTCCATATATGGATAGCGGCTCATCATAGCTTAGATGGTTCTACTTTTgcagattttttaaatttattttcttcttctttctattaggggttcttttgtatacttcttgtgtaatAAAGTTGCGTTCCTATgcattttattaataatatgaaattacttataaaaaaaaagtatatcgCTATGGTAATATCTTAAATTAAAGTTTTCCCAACAGAAAAATGGTAATATATTAGTTAAGTACAATTTCTAAACTTTTTAAATGATAATTCCACTAACTTGGTTCTTAGTCGTAGCTTTTCATGAATTAACAATCAAAGTCACTTTTTAACTGTAAATTGCATGgtcactaaataaaaaatacatttaattatagaaattaaaaattcaatggagtgctcttttccttctttttaaaCAAACTCTTTTAATTATGTCTTCAGATATTCAACAAGAAATAATCCTAGTCTCTGTTACCAACTTTGTAAccaaagttttttaattatgcCTTAACATGTTCAACTCTTCCTCATTACCATTAATTATGCAGTACTATTGTCAAGAAGTACTAGATTGCTCATTACGTTGACATGCAATATGTTGTCAGTATAACCAATTTAGATAAGACTCATTGTTTGTAGATACAggtaaggacaaagtttttctttaaattgggttggaaatttttttttcaatctattctataaaaatgacatgtcacTTTTTATGtgagaaatatttgttttttaaatagcatgtgagaagcacatgctttttgaataaaatttattccaactttatcTTTTAAGCATGTGCTTTTCACATGTAGagaacacatgtcatttttatagaataggttgAAATAAATTCgttcaacccagtttggagaaaaactctgTCCTACTAGTACTACAACTCTATGATTAATAAGAACTACATTTTCTTGTGTGGTACTTTAATGGGTGGCTGTAACCTGTATGCTTCAATATTCAGGCAAAAATTAACGGTATGTGGAGCATGGCTGCCACGGATTGCGGGCAGACACTTCCTAGCGTGTGGGTTGTTCAATGGGGGTATTACAGAAAGTGTAGACCATTCCTTTGGAAAGAATGCTATTCTCTCAAGTTGTAGATTTGTGAGAGTCTAAATAACATATTCCCATCCCACCACTATCAGTCTATCCCACTATATTTGGCAATCTCAATCTAttcttgaatttgttttttctattttaaattaagattGATTTAAGGGTGAATGGATAATGCCACGTTAACATAATGAGATTGTGGTGAGATGACAGTATGCTATATGTCATTATTCTCAAGTGAGATGACAGTatgatatatatcattactctttgtGAGAACGATCTAGTTTGACCAAATGATTTAGTTCTTGGAAAGATTTTATTGCTTCCCAAAATTATTTCTTTGGATCGACAATGTCTACAAGACTACAAAGGAATAAAAGAATTTTCATCACAGAATGTTTAACATGATATCACTATGCACTGAACCTTTGCCAATATTAGGGGTAGGTAGAATATCCAATCTCAAAGAGACCCTAAGAAGACAATGGAACTGCAATTCCAATATAGTCATGCATACTCACTAAGAATTACTTCAATAggtaagaatataataaaaaaaataaaagtgagaaattatttttaaaagagtaGAGAAGAATAGAGAATATATTAGAGTTTGTGTAGAAAAAGCAATACTTAAAATACAtaattattctttatagagTTAAATACTATTTCAGTACCTGTTTAAAAtacataattatattttatagggttaaatactattctAGTACCTGTGGTTtccaccaaaatcaaatagtcatctgggttttcaaaaatatcgcaAATAGTACCTGTGGTAAGCCAATAAACCCACTTGGTACTTCTATCAAGATTtcgttaagttttttaacggaatACCACATCACCTTCACACATGGGCGCCACGTGACGTGGTACCTGGGTTTTTGGGTGTcacgtaatatatatatatatactagaagaaaagaaaaagaaaaaaaaatatgctggggtggccaaaccaccctatAGGAGATGGCCGGCCACCCCGTTTGGcctggggtggttcggccacccccttggccaaaccctcaaattttttttgagggtttggcccaagggggtggccgaacgcCCCCTTGGgccttaggggtggttcggccacccccaagccaaacggggtggccagccaccccagcatattttatttatttgtttgtttttagtttttagtttttatttgttaaaaaaaactattatgtGGCACCAAAAAACTTAGATACCATGCCATGTGGCGCCCACGTGTAAGGGTGATGTGGTGTTCCGTTAAGAAACTTAAACGAAATCTTGACAGTAGTACCAAGTAAGTTTATTGGCTTACCACAGATACCATTtgcgatatttttgaaaattcaggtgactatttgattttgatgcaaACCACAGGTACTGcaatagtatttaaccctactTTATAATTAAggtaattgtataataagtTCCTGAGTCAatcctccaaaatttaaaaattcttaattttttttttttttttcgaaaatttactccttgAGTTagtcgaaatgccaataaaatttctaccgtcaaaattttttaacagccgttagtctcaatcaaaacgcaccgttttatctcataaaaatattattgttttattaattcaatttaaaaattaaatctaaagtaaaaataaaaaataaaaaataaaaagtaaaggAGGAGGAAAGTTCTTTCGATGATTGGATAAGATAGAGAGAGGCTAGATCTGGTTGTTAGTAAGTTAGAAACCATTGAtcagttctttttctttttctttttcacctgcttaaatctaaaaaataaaaaaataataataattaaaaaaaaaaaaaaaaaccatctccGGCAACGTTGATGGCAGGAAGCAACCATTTATGGCAACTGAATTTGTTACAAGGGAAGCTCGAAAGCTGGTATTAactattaaagtattgattaagtgattaactTTAtatcttcctatcagcttaagcttttaggacaagtggtaatttaatatggtgattaaatttacctcttcctatcagcttaagcttttaggacaagtggtgatttaacatggtatcaaagtctaGTCCAATTGgttgtggcccaccgtcacccattgtcgcacgtattagcttggatgtcctcccgccacacgtgagggggcatGTTGGAAGTCTCACATtacctgggtattaaggagatgggccatttataagggtgaaGGAAAACCTTAACTCCtgagctagcttttgagttgagttaggcccaagacccatttctaatataATATCAGAGCCACGTTTCTATTTatgtggctttcaataaaagtttTATGGCGTTTCTATggtgttttctagcattctcttATGATGAACTTCTAATTTTGTTGTAATCCACGACTTTATTcattggcgaatcttggcacaatgcggTTTGGCCCTTCATAGGGTTTTTTTAGCGGCTAGTTTTCGTTGTCTGGtctcattgtcagttgcggcttgacccttcaccggattcttttagcggCTTGTCTTTGTTCTCTGGTATTTCtccggccgtcactttcagcctttcttgTCTTTCTTGTTGGCAAACCttggcacaatgtggtttggcccttcatAGGATTAACGGCTAGTTTTCACTCTCCGACCGTCATTTTCAATTGTGGCTTCGCCCTTAATCGGATTCTTTTAGCAGCTTGTCTCCAttctccggtatttctccaACTGTCATtttcagcctttctcgccgGTGATGCCTTGATCCAACCATCGACTTCAAATGCAtttaatttcttctattttccaaactcaagcttacaccttcaGTTTGAGACGGGaatgttggaatattttatattttatcaattgggtttattaatattttccttaacaagttatttctctttatgttagaatatttttattctctgttattatatttttctgaaAGGTTTATTCTCctctttaattagtttagtgCTACTCTAAGGTTTTTTAGTCACTATTtattgcctctctataaatagagagttatgtaatattatttgaaaaagtgaacatacaagatgtagcccatacgttCCTTTCCGCTTCCgcgctctcttttttttttttttctcatttatattttagtattttatatattttatatatatttcaacatggtatcagagccaaaggtcatgggatcgaacattgactccgtcaaatcacctcccatttaaatcaaatattgcACGTGTTgagtctcacctattaaaagggagtataagcccacacgtgaggaggagtgttaaagtattgattaagtgattaaatttaccactTTCTATtcgtttaagcttttagaacaaGTGGTGATATAACATTAACCCAATACAGGGAAGCGGATTTCGTGCTTATTGACTGTAATCTTGAGAATCACGAAGGATTTCAATGTTCATGTACTCATCATTCTCTTTcgtattttgattttgtttttcttcgaTGCTTTCCGGCCGGTTAGAATCCACTTTCTCTCCCTCCTATTTTCCCTtcctaaataatattttcttagaGATTTTGGCCTTCCCAAAAGTCGTCGATATTTTCTTAGAGATTTTGGATTTATTTTAGAGGGAGGGGGGGGGATGGGATAGTTATGGGTTTGTTGTGGTTTGAAAACCCTTCTGAAAATTGGAAAATTTAAGGCAATAAGAAACAGGTCAGAGTTTCTTCCACCTCAAGTTTTTCGAACAATGTATGTTGCTGATGTTGCTCCGGGTCCGATTCGCAAGGAGCCGGTGGATTATCAAACCCGGATAAGATCTTCCACAAAGCTGGACTTCAAAGATCATTTCACCAAATCTGCAGCAAAGATCTGGTTGATAGAGAGAGGCCAATACATTTCACCAAATCTCACTCCAAAGATCTTCCACAAAGCTGGAttatcagaaagaaaaaaagatctactttcatttatcttctctttcctcctttcttcttttttttttttttttttaaattaataaaaatttaatattttaatgaggtgaaacggtgcgttttgattgGGATTAAcagctgttaaaaaattttgactatagaaattttattggcatttcgattgacccagagaataaattttcgaaaaaaaaacttaaaattttttaaattttagaggaTTCACTCGGAAATTTATTATACAATTACCCTtataattatgtattttttataacaatataTGAGATACTCTTTGGTCCATTTTCTAGTCATGATTTATTAATGGCACAAGAGATAATATGATCGGTTCGGATACAAAGAGCTAATAAAGTCCCCAGCATTAGATACCTAGGGTTCATCCAAACTAATGAAATAGGATTGAGATTTCTttagatatttaaaaataaagaagtaataaaggcacaattttggctcaattttttttttaaaaaaaataaaaaaataaaaatttattaagcaataacatcctatgtagtcatttttttttatttggtatatatatatattttttttaaaatggtctttttcttcGTAATAATAccatttttataaagaaaaatgtcattttttttaaaaaataccaaataaaaaatggacCTTATAGGATGTTATTGgttcataaatttattttttattttatttaaaaaaaataaataaataagagaaaaattgggcCAAAATTGTGTCTTTATCATGCCTCttaaaaatatgagattcttagattttaaaatttaaaacatttattACATCTAATTAATGATCCAAATAAATGTAGAGGTTTGCGTGTTACCGAGGTAAGTATGTAACTTTAGTTTTAACCTGTTAAATCCAATTGTCTCGGTAACACACAAATATCTACATTTATTTAAAcggttaaatataataaaaggttgaaatttaaaaatttaaaaatcgcacaattgaaaaaaatttgaaaggatATGAATCCAATGAAACAACACTATAAGACAAAAACATTCTTCTTCGAAATTAGTAATTTTTAATCTTGAATTTcgaaataaatcattttttaatttcattgtcTTCTCAGCAACCCAACAAAACATTAAtgataaataaagaagaaaaaaaaaaaaaaaaaaaagagataaggGAAGGAATAATTTAAAGAGGATAAACTTCATGACAACTAAGCTATTAGCTATAGCCTATGCACAAAAATGGTACATATATGATTATTACAAGGCTGAAGGCGCACAACAACGGGAAAATCCGAAAGTCCCCCATGTGACCGCGTTCATACTATACTAATTTTATCCCtattatttctattatttcttcttttcaaccATCCACACGTTCTAGAAAAAAGACATGGGAAAATGTAGTGCACTTTTTCCTCAGCTCCTGCCTTTTCTGTCCAACTTTCTTTACAACCAAACACTGCCTTGGCATCagggagaggaggaggaagcAGCCCCTTTGAAGATGAGAAAATTGAGAGTTTCCAATTTAAAGTAGATGAAACTTCCTTTAGAATGAGTGAAGAAACACCCAAAATTTGAACCCACCACGCACTGCCATCCACACCCATGTGTCTTGTCAAAATCCTGCAtattatagatatatatataatcacataTTTCAGCTTTCGAAGTTccaaaaaaccccaaaaaaaaaaaaaaaacaaaaaggttggAAATAtcttctcctctctcttcttttactacatattatttaattttttttttttcatattcccCTTTCCTTGTAGTTCCTTTATATAGtcccaaaaaaacatttattccATATCTCAtgttacatattattttttcaacatctttttattattattatttttatataaatatatcattACATTTGTGGACTGATAAAGTTACCACACAAATTCACTGATAAATTTACCTATTCATTGAAagatatataaaatgaaaattcattacccgagaaaaagaaaagaaaaataaaggttcataatgagaaaagaataaaaagaaagatgatgGGCTGTTTGGTAAccatctttttcttattttacttaAAAGAAGTCAACttatttgttcatatatatatatatatatatatatatatatattaaacatttaaaatttcttttgaatctatatcacatccatcaaatttttttttttctttctcatttaaAATCTCTTTGCAAACCACACCCATAGAAAATGAAAGGGTGTGTTCGGCAAAGAAGTAAACCGGATCAGACCCAAAGATCCAaaaaattcatctcaaaatcaacttcaacatttttattttttacatcatattaatcactttttattactattcaaacaaaaaaatcactataagacaaaaattttcaccattttttatacaaaacattcttactttttttctcacatcaatcaaatctatcACAGTTCCGGTCAACTTCATTTTTCAatccctttgccaaacacacccaaagttttttttaataatgttttctaTGTATTTGAGAAAGAGAGCGAGAACCTTTTTGATGTGGGCAGCAATGGATCTGCAGTCAAAGACATCAAAGAGATCCAAAGCTTGAGAGGCAGAAGCCATGGCTTGGAGCTGCATCTTTACTGGCATGTCTGTGTCTTCTACCATAGCTTTTCCTTCCAACATCCTCTCTAGATCTCCTTCTCTCAAGACGTACACTATATATCTCCCTCTTATCTTCAAAACCCAGAAAGATTATCTCAATCTCTAATGTTCTCCTATGTGTACGTAGAACATGATAGACtactatataaattataaaagaacCTCTCTGCCTTCCAAGTGTAAGGGATTTATAAGAGTGCAATTTTAAGGTGGCACATGGTCCAACTTTTTTGTCCCTTTTTCTCCTGCCTTTAAGCCCTTTTCTACGTTATTCTATTTAGAttatgatctctctctctcttactctctctctcttacttgTGTCATAGTCATGAGGATAACGATGGAATggaaaaagactaaaatagtAGTCAAAATGGATGGTGACAAATTCATTGTTACCCGTTTAACCGAACAAACCAAGGACGCTTAAGATTGATTTATTCCGTTATTTTTAGAATTCACAGTTAAAATtagattatttttgttaattttatttagttttggtAGTTAATTCtaattaagtttttgttttgtttaggtCCTAAATTAAAGCAACTCAGGTTTTCCGATACGCCGAGGGGAAAAAACCATACGGTTTTATAGTCTACTTGCTTGTCTCCTAAAATATCAACAACATACGACGGAAGATACCATGACTTGGACACTCTAGATTCTTAGAGCATTCTTATTTCTTAGCGGCCCACTAAATTTTATtcactaaattaattaaaaatatacttttggttattttaataactcatttttttaacaattcactttcactattccatttaaatattttttttcaaatatgtgtttatcttttttaactattaaaaaaagtaagagaaatgaaaagtaaaaaggaagagagaaataaattgtttaatcaataggtgaatgaatagtaatttttaaacttgATGAGTACTGTTCACCTCActgcatttttttgttaaagtagtgtGACTGAAAAATGGACATTTagatcattttaattaaattgcctcaccaaaataactaaaaaatagtTCTAGTGAGGCCGCAAGAATTACTCTTATAAATTGGTTATGTTTTCTTGGAAATCATAGTCTAATAAATGAATATCGTATATTCTCTCTTTTATATCAGTCCAGTCACCTTCATATACTCCATTGCTTTTGAATGTCAGGAAGCAACTTAAGGACTCTTTTGTTTCCCACATACGCACggttaggggtgtcaaaaaaaaaattgggtaccAACCGGTAATCGgaaaattagttaaaaaaacCGGTAACTAGGTATTCGGTTTCAGTTTCAGTTTTTGGCACCCAGTTATAactgggtatatatataaaataatttttttttttttaaattttaatttttaatttttttatggcatttttaaacattgaatttttgtgACATTTgtaaagattggattttaagggcatttttcaaaaatgaagttttaggacatttttaaacattggatNNNNNNNNNNNNNNNNNNNNNNNNNNNNNNNNNNNNNNNNNNNNNNNNNNNNNNNNNNNNNNNNNNNNNNNNNNNNNNATtgatatattcttttctttttttttttttcaaaaaaaaaggtaaaaaattgttaaattaagcaaaaaaatagACTCAATAACtcaaataagcccaaaaattaggctcaatacctaaaataagcccaaaatgatttttttttttttttttaaaaaaaaagaaaaattggttaCCCGGTCCTGATAGCCAAGTATCAGCCAGAACCGGCTGATTATTGTATAACCGAATAACCggttttgatttttcaaaataaaaaaattgggtacCCAGGTTTCAGTTCCCAATTTTGGCCAATTACCGGGAATTGGAatcgggttgacacccctatgcACGgctgtagtgacccaaataattaactaagcttaggtagcttagttatagggttaatttgggttttggttcACTAGGAACAGCTGGaagggcattttgaaaattttggactttcgtaccggacgtacgctagggttgccgGACGTCCGCTCTTGTCTATAGCAGATGACGTATGCATGGGGATCACCAGACGTATGCATGGAGATCACCAGACGTACGTTGACAATAGTACGTTGTACCCTGCCAATAGTACACAGACGTACGCTGGGGACCACACGAACACACGCTATTTTTGGAATACTCCTTtgataatacctggacgtacgatacaacctttggaccgctgtgtaaatagtaccagacgtacgccccaatagtatccggacgtccgctacttttcaaagAAGCTGATAGCGCCCTttgctataaataccccctacccccTTACTCTCACACGCTCATTTACGCCCCCAGGCTCCCAGAACTCTATGAAAGTCTGTTTTGTgagattttgtgtgttttgtggagaagagAGGAGGTTTTTGAAGTTTCACTTTAAGGAGGTAATATCCTTAAGCCTAGCTTGTTTCTTAAGTGTTATGTTGTTTAATTGATAGCTCAGTTATTGGTTTTGagtttctagctaggttatgctTTAATCTTGGCGGTTTAGTAGTTTATCTTGATTTAGCGTGTTTTGTATTGCATGGagacattattttgagataggtagtcttagaaatccttttggtagctttagaaccagtttggaAGGATAGGAGGGCGGTTGAACTGTTGTGcgaatatccacctaaattaataggcgaataaatgtacgttttactcgcaagtgcacaggaccaaatgatagtatagtgcgGCAAATACGAGATAATTTCCGTGAGgattgatgattttgtttaaaattaatcctgtaaataaaacaagataaatgattgattttgagttaatagagataaaaaggtagggctttgatatccaccactaatcatataataaaataatataacaatatgccaatgttctaatcatatcgagattacttaatgtttgtcaacctaagggtatgagtgtatactctttaagctatttaTCCCcttaagcaatgaattaggca
It contains:
- the LOC132188249 gene encoding dynein light chain 1, cytoplasmic — protein: MLEGKAMVEDTDMPVKMQLQAMASASQALDLFDVFDCRSIAAHIKKDFDKTHGCGWQCVVGSNFGCFFTHSKGSFIYFKLETLNFLIFKGAASSSSP